One Methanoculleus sp. 7T genomic window carries:
- a CDS encoding ATP-binding response regulator: protein MLPTDRYSVLYVDDEPAFLAIVKAFLERSGALTVETVPSGREALALLGKQNYDAVVADYQMPDMNGIGLLKEIRRRFGDLPFILFTGRGREEVVVEALNCGADGYVQKGGDPRSQFAELEHWVVQAVERRRAVMALRDSEERYRTLFEGANDPIFIFEGDRFADCNSKALETFQCTRELLIGKAPWELSSPIQPDGVSALTGAVERMEAAYAGQPQFFEWQIAAPSGKTYDVEISASRLNVKGPPSIQAIVRDVTARKQTEAALIAANRKMHLLSSFTRHDILNQLTVLHGYLALAREQTTDPVLLGYLDRQERAVGFIQRQIAFTQDYQGLGVRDPEYQDLRECLARAAASLALGFTILTWVDGVEVYADPMLEKAFYNIFENSVRYAGPAPTISLRCSRREGSLVVVVEDDGPGIPSGEKEKIFQRGFGRNTGLGLFFVREVLATTGITVRETGETGRGARFEMLVPDGGWRVRDAGAAGGV, encoded by the coding sequence ATGTTACCGACGGATCGGTATTCCGTACTCTACGTCGATGACGAACCGGCCTTTCTTGCAATCGTTAAGGCGTTCCTCGAACGTTCGGGTGCGCTTACCGTCGAGACCGTGCCCTCCGGCCGGGAGGCGCTGGCCTTGCTCGGCAAGCAGAACTACGACGCCGTCGTCGCCGACTACCAGATGCCCGATATGAACGGCATCGGGCTGCTCAAAGAGATCCGGCGGCGTTTCGGGGACCTCCCGTTCATCCTCTTTACCGGGCGCGGCCGCGAGGAGGTCGTCGTGGAGGCGCTCAACTGCGGTGCGGACGGCTACGTCCAGAAGGGAGGCGACCCGCGATCGCAATTCGCCGAGCTTGAACACTGGGTCGTGCAGGCGGTGGAGCGCCGGCGGGCCGTCATGGCGCTGCGGGACTCGGAGGAGCGCTATCGAACACTCTTTGAGGGGGCGAACGATCCGATCTTCATCTTTGAGGGCGATCGGTTCGCCGACTGCAACTCAAAAGCCCTTGAGACCTTCCAGTGCACCAGGGAGCTCCTTATCGGGAAGGCGCCCTGGGAACTCTCAAGTCCCATCCAGCCTGACGGCGTTTCGGCGCTGACGGGGGCTGTCGAGAGAATGGAGGCTGCGTATGCCGGACAGCCGCAGTTCTTCGAGTGGCAGATCGCCGCGCCAAGCGGGAAGACGTACGATGTGGAGATAAGCGCGAGCCGGTTGAACGTGAAAGGCCCGCCCAGCATCCAAGCCATCGTCCGGGACGTCACCGCCCGGAAGCAGACGGAAGCGGCTTTGATCGCCGCGAACCGGAAGATGCACCTGCTCTCAAGCTTCACCCGGCACGACATCCTCAACCAGTTAACCGTCCTCCATGGCTATCTTGCGCTGGCAAGAGAGCAAACAACCGATCCGGTTCTCCTCGGGTACCTTGACCGACAAGAGAGGGCTGTCGGGTTCATCCAACGCCAGATTGCATTCACCCAGGACTATCAGGGGCTGGGGGTCCGGGATCCGGAGTATCAGGACCTCCGCGAGTGCTTGGCCAGGGCAGCCGCGAGCCTCGCCCTCGGGTTCACTATTCTTACCTGGGTAGATGGGGTCGAGGTTTATGCCGATCCTATGCTGGAGAAGGCCTTCTACAACATCTTCGAGAATTCGGTCAGGTATGCAGGACCGGCCCCGACGATCAGTCTCCGATGTTCCCGCCGGGAGGGCAGCCTCGTCGTCGTGGTTGAGGACGACGGCCCCGGGATACCGAGCGGCGAGAAAGAAAAGATATTTCAGCGTGGTTTCGGGAGGAATACCGGTCTCGGCCTCTTCTTCGTGCGGGAGGTCCTTGCGACGACTGGGATTACCGTCCGGGAGACCGGGGAGACCGGGAGGGGTGCACGGTTCGAGATGCTGGTCCCGGACGGCGGTTGGCGGGTTCGGGATGCCGGTGCCGCAGGCGGCGTTTGA
- a CDS encoding flavin reductase family protein: MTKISIGPRTLLYPHPDLIIGTYGPDGRPDAMAAAWGGICSSRPPAVAVSVQKVRQTYENLMREREFTISIPSVDYVKEADYFGIVSGRDTDKFAATGLSPVKAEQVNAPYVGEFPVVLECRLLQTVEVGVHTQFIGEILDVKVDESVLGPDGKPDIEKIRPFAYDSMRQEYYALGGVLAKAFSVGKSVRR; the protein is encoded by the coding sequence ATGACGAAGATATCGATTGGACCACGGACACTCCTCTATCCCCACCCCGACCTGATCATCGGGACCTACGGCCCGGACGGCCGACCGGATGCCATGGCCGCCGCATGGGGCGGGATCTGCTCGTCCCGCCCCCCTGCAGTTGCGGTCTCGGTTCAGAAGGTCAGGCAGACCTACGAGAACCTGATGCGTGAGCGCGAGTTTACGATCAGCATACCGTCGGTCGACTATGTGAAGGAGGCCGACTACTTCGGCATCGTCTCAGGCCGGGATACGGATAAGTTCGCCGCCACCGGGCTCTCGCCCGTGAAGGCCGAGCAGGTGAACGCGCCGTATGTCGGGGAGTTCCCGGTCGTCCTCGAGTGTCGGCTCCTCCAGACGGTCGAGGTCGGGGTGCACACCCAGTTCATCGGCGAGATCCTCGACGTCAAGGTGGACGAGAGCGTCCTTGGGCCGGACGGCAAGCCCGATATCGAGAAGATTCGGCCGTTCGCCTATGACTCGATGCGGCAGGAGTACTACGCGCTTGGCGGGGTGCTCGCGAAGGCCTTCTCTGTGGGGAAGAGCGTACGCCGTTAA
- a CDS encoding DUF475 domain-containing protein: protein MDWLLIILTVAGLSVFEIVSSIDNAIINADVLATMGERARRWFLLWGLIFAVFVVRGLLPWLIVWATTPSLGPVGALLATFSSDPSVVAAIEESAPILLIFGGTFLVFLFFHWLFVEEKNCGLRSEAFFSRQAVWFYAVVSILLAALVWFALQINAMMGFAAVLGSTAFFIVHGFRQNAEVQEARLRQPGMSDLSKVAYLEVLDATFSIDGVIGAFAFTLSVPLILIGNGIGAIVVRELTVKGVDRIRSFCFLKNGAMYSILVLGTIMLADSFGFNIPTWLSPIATFAIVGYFLYRSVQYRKTGASGAA, encoded by the coding sequence ATGGACTGGCTACTGATTATTCTGACCGTGGCGGGTCTCTCGGTCTTCGAGATCGTCTCAAGCATCGATAACGCCATCATCAATGCCGACGTCCTCGCGACGATGGGGGAGAGGGCCCGCAGATGGTTCCTCCTCTGGGGCCTGATCTTCGCGGTCTTCGTGGTCCGAGGTCTCCTGCCGTGGCTGATCGTCTGGGCGACGACGCCGTCGCTCGGGCCCGTAGGGGCGCTACTCGCGACCTTCTCCAGCGATCCCTCGGTCGTGGCCGCGATCGAGGAGTCGGCCCCGATCCTCCTGATCTTCGGAGGAACGTTCCTTGTCTTCCTCTTCTTCCATTGGCTCTTTGTGGAGGAGAAGAACTGCGGGCTCCGGAGCGAAGCGTTCTTCTCCAGACAGGCCGTCTGGTTCTACGCGGTCGTCTCGATCCTGCTTGCCGCCCTTGTCTGGTTCGCCCTCCAGATCAACGCCATGATGGGGTTCGCGGCCGTGCTCGGTTCGACCGCCTTCTTCATCGTCCACGGGTTCAGGCAGAACGCCGAGGTGCAGGAGGCCCGGCTGAGACAACCGGGGATGTCTGACCTCTCGAAAGTCGCCTATCTGGAGGTCCTCGACGCGACCTTCTCGATCGACGGCGTCATCGGGGCGTTCGCCTTCACTCTCTCGGTCCCTCTCATCCTGATAGGGAACGGTATCGGGGCCATCGTGGTCAGGGAACTGACCGTCAAGGGTGTCGACCGGATCAGGAGTTTCTGTTTCCTCAAGAACGGGGCGATGTACTCCATCCTGGTGCTCGGGACGATCATGCTCGCCGACAGTTTCGGGTTCAACATCCCCACTTGGCTCTCGCCGATAGCGACCTTCGCCATCGTCGGCTACTTCCTCTATCGCTCGGTGCAATACCGGAAGACAGGGGCGTCGGGCGCTGCGTGA
- a CDS encoding CBS domain-containing protein, whose product MGLVKCCREQVVAVSPDTPAVEVARIMGEKNVGSVVIVSGDNRPVGVITDRDLTVRVMAQEKNPGEVRAGDIVTRDVITFRDSMGVYEAIQKMTAEGIRRMPVIDDAGKLIGIVTMDDIVRMLGEEMAAIAKNIEKQSPPMQREAPPIPM is encoded by the coding sequence ATGGGACTTGTGAAGTGCTGCCGTGAACAGGTCGTCGCCGTCTCGCCGGACACGCCGGCGGTGGAGGTGGCGAGGATTATGGGAGAGAAGAACGTCGGAAGCGTCGTCATCGTCAGCGGCGACAACCGGCCCGTCGGGGTGATCACCGACCGCGACCTGACGGTCAGGGTCATGGCGCAAGAGAAGAATCCCGGCGAGGTGCGGGCTGGGGATATCGTGACCAGGGACGTGATCACGTTCCGAGACAGCATGGGAGTCTACGAGGCCATCCAGAAGATGACCGCCGAAGGCATCCGAAGAATGCCGGTCATCGACGATGCCGGGAAACTGATCGGGATCGTCACCATGGACGATATTGTCCGCATGCTGGGCGAGGAGATGGCCGCTATCGCAAAGAACATCGAGAAGCAGAGCCCGCCCATGCAGAGAGAGGCCCCGCCGATACCCATGTGA
- a CDS encoding YbhB/YbcL family Raf kinase inhibitor-like protein has translation MPRLTLKLDFEEFPAVYTCKGANRSPPIRVEGILPNIKSLAVLATTSPEDGPSKVAWVLWNLPAVPLIPEGFPGEGVVESPLHAVQGTNDFGTIGYRGPCPEAGEAEAYLFRVYALDLDLALAPGATWEEMIRAMEGSMNQSGEVIAFATG, from the coding sequence ATGCCTAGACTGACATTAAAACTGGACTTCGAGGAGTTCCCTGCGGTTTACACCTGCAAGGGAGCGAACCGGTCGCCTCCCATCCGGGTGGAGGGGATCCTGCCGAACATCAAATCGCTTGCGGTTCTCGCGACGACGAGCCCCGAGGATGGGCCGTCGAAGGTAGCGTGGGTCCTCTGGAACCTCCCCGCCGTCCCGCTGATCCCTGAGGGGTTTCCGGGCGAAGGTGTGGTGGAGTCGCCCCTCCATGCCGTGCAGGGGACGAACGACTTCGGCACCATCGGTTACCGGGGCCCCTGCCCCGAGGCCGGAGAGGCCGAGGCCTACCTCTTCAGGGTTTATGCGCTCGACCTCGACCTTGCACTCGCGCCCGGGGCGACATGGGAGGAGATGATCCGGGCGATGGAGGGGTCGATGAACCAGTCCGGGGAGGTCATCGCCTTCGCCACCGGGTAG
- a CDS encoding YbhB/YbcL family Raf kinase inhibitor-like protein has protein sequence MGPGIGRLIVSLRSAELPVWNTCDGPDLSPELRVRGFTPEAQSMAVFALNPFEPGCSFTTWIIWNLAPAPVIPEGIPPQGVVTAPVDAVQGTNDYGTLGWRGPCPPRGETHQCFFKVYGLDAMLEVPAGAGKHDLIDAMRGHILQFGQTVAVYSR, from the coding sequence ATGGGCCCCGGAATCGGCAGATTGATCGTCTCTCTCCGCTCGGCGGAGCTTCCGGTCTGGAACACCTGCGACGGCCCCGACCTCTCTCCCGAACTGAGGGTCCGGGGGTTCACCCCAGAGGCGCAGTCGATGGCGGTCTTTGCCCTGAACCCTTTTGAACCGGGGTGTTCGTTCACTACCTGGATCATCTGGAACCTCGCGCCGGCACCCGTGATCCCGGAAGGCATCCCGCCGCAGGGCGTCGTGACGGCCCCGGTGGATGCCGTGCAGGGGACGAACGATTACGGAACCCTCGGGTGGCGCGGCCCCTGTCCGCCGAGGGGGGAGACGCACCAGTGCTTCTTCAAGGTCTACGGGCTCGATGCTATGCTCGAGGTGCCGGCCGGTGCCGGCAAGCACGACCTCATCGACGCCATGCGGGGCCACATCCTCCAGTTCGGCCAAACCGTCGCCGTGTACTCTCGGTGA
- a CDS encoding YbhB/YbcL family Raf kinase inhibitor-like protein encodes MQNLTVEIGFDRFPPKHTCDGDDISPRIRVSGSDAPYLAVIMDDPDAPRGTFTHWLAWNIPSTGEIPEGILREPRPSHPVSAVQGRNDFRRIGYAGPCPPKGVLHRFFIRVFGVGRELDLPPGAERVELEDALATSATGYGETTATYAREKVLAVPPETRSRPP; translated from the coding sequence ATGCAGAACCTGACCGTCGAGATCGGTTTCGACCGGTTTCCCCCGAAGCATACCTGCGACGGGGACGATATCTCCCCGCGGATCAGGGTTTCCGGGTCGGATGCACCCTACCTCGCGGTCATCATGGACGACCCTGACGCCCCGCGGGGCACGTTCACGCACTGGCTTGCCTGGAACATACCGTCGACGGGCGAGATCCCGGAGGGCATTCTTCGGGAACCCCGCCCATCTCACCCGGTCTCTGCCGTCCAAGGAAGGAACGACTTCCGGAGGATAGGCTACGCCGGCCCCTGCCCGCCGAAGGGCGTGTTGCATCGCTTCTTCATCAGGGTCTTTGGCGTGGGGAGGGAACTCGACCTCCCGCCGGGCGCCGAACGGGTTGAACTGGAGGATGCGCTCGCAACCTCCGCCACCGGCTACGGTGAGACGACGGCAACCTACGCCCGCGAGAAGGTGCTCGCGGTCCCGCCGGAGACCAGGTCCCGGCCCCCATAA
- a CDS encoding YbhB/YbcL family Raf kinase inhibitor-like protein codes for MEPLNVILGFGIFPPEHTCDGADTSPGFRILGARTPYLAVVMEDPDAFRGTLTHWLIWNIPAAETIPAGLPAEGILSEPVGAVQGTNDFGTIGYRGPCPLRGESHRYLFRVYGLAEPLDLPPGADRVDLGRAMTDAIRAYGEAVAAYGRAAEIRPRC; via the coding sequence ATGGAACCCCTCAACGTCATACTGGGTTTTGGCATCTTCCCCCCGGAACACACCTGTGACGGCGCCGATACCTCGCCTGGGTTCAGGATATTGGGTGCGAGGACGCCGTACCTCGCGGTCGTCATGGAGGACCCCGACGCCTTCCGAGGCACGCTCACCCACTGGCTCATCTGGAACATTCCGGCTGCGGAGACGATCCCGGCAGGCCTCCCGGCAGAAGGGATTCTCTCGGAGCCGGTCGGCGCGGTGCAGGGGACGAACGACTTCGGCACCATCGGCTACCGTGGCCCCTGTCCGTTGCGGGGCGAGTCCCACCGCTACCTCTTCCGGGTCTACGGGCTCGCCGAACCGCTCGATCTGCCACCCGGAGCCGATCGTGTCGACCTCGGGCGCGCCATGACGGACGCGATCCGGGCGTACGGCGAGGCGGTGGCGGCATACGGGAGAGCGGCCGAGATCCGGCCTCGGTGCTAG
- a CDS encoding phosphoribosyltransferase: protein MLDTGRIIEDRGIRDRLGVFEDRTDAGRQLAAILSPLETIGDAVVCAIPAGGVPPGLEVARALKAPLRMAVVRKVQIPWNPEAGFGAVTWDGRVFLNRALMAGLDLSEAEVNAAVAKAKKNVEERIQKFAGGRQGPGLSGRTAILIDDGLATGYTMLAAVEAARAESPRQVVVAVPTGSLHAVNFIAEKADLVVCPNIRTSRIFAVAQAYERWHDITDQEVEELLIQARDMGLF from the coding sequence ATGCTGGATACGGGCCGGATCATTGAGGATAGAGGAATACGGGATAGGCTCGGTGTTTTTGAGGACCGGACCGATGCCGGGAGGCAACTCGCGGCGATCCTCTCGCCGCTGGAGACGATCGGGGATGCGGTGGTCTGCGCCATCCCTGCCGGGGGGGTGCCGCCGGGGCTTGAGGTGGCACGGGCGCTCAAGGCCCCGCTCCGGATGGCGGTGGTGCGGAAGGTGCAGATCCCCTGGAACCCCGAGGCAGGGTTCGGCGCCGTGACCTGGGACGGACGGGTCTTCCTGAACCGTGCTCTCATGGCCGGGCTCGACCTCTCGGAGGCGGAGGTGAATGCGGCGGTCGCGAAGGCCAAGAAGAACGTGGAGGAGCGGATACAGAAGTTCGCCGGCGGCCGGCAGGGTCCGGGGCTCTCGGGCCGGACCGCGATCCTGATCGACGACGGTCTCGCAACCGGGTATACGATGCTTGCCGCCGTGGAGGCTGCCCGGGCCGAGTCCCCCCGCCAGGTCGTCGTGGCGGTCCCCACCGGGTCGCTCCACGCCGTCAACTTCATCGCCGAGAAGGCGGATCTCGTCGTCTGCCCGAACATCAGGACCAGCCGCATCTTCGCGGTGGCGCAGGCGTACGAGCGGTGGCACGACATCACTGATCAGGAGGTAGAGGAACTGCTGATCCAAGCCCGGGACATGGGGCTCTTCTGA
- a CDS encoding ribonuclease HI family protein: MMQRDRPEEAPMTATDAVVLYTDGASRGNPGDAAWAYVIVRGGAVAASSSGYIGTATNNVAEYHAVINGLRAAQAFTQGRLKVRSDSELVVRQLTGRYRITKEHLADLADEVRRLMRNFSEVGFESVPREHPCIQLADRLCNERLDTERRGRHE, encoded by the coding sequence ATGATGCAGAGAGACAGACCGGAGGAGGCGCCGATGACGGCAACCGATGCGGTGGTGCTGTATACCGACGGCGCGTCCCGAGGAAACCCAGGGGACGCCGCATGGGCGTACGTGATCGTGCGAGGCGGGGCCGTCGCCGCCAGTTCTTCCGGATACATCGGGACGGCGACCAACAACGTGGCCGAGTATCACGCCGTCATCAACGGTCTTCGCGCCGCCCAAGCGTTCACCCAAGGGAGGCTCAAGGTCAGGTCGGACTCGGAACTGGTCGTGCGCCAGCTCACCGGCCGGTACCGCATCACAAAAGAGCACCTGGCCGACCTCGCCGATGAGGTGCGGCGGCTGATGCGCAACTTCTCGGAGGTCGGGTTCGAGAGCGTGCCGAGGGAGCACCCCTGTATCCAGCTCGCCGACCGCCTCTGCAACGAGAGACTGGATACGGAGAGGCGGGGCAGACATGAGTGA
- the tsaA gene encoding tRNA (N6-threonylcarbamoyladenosine(37)-N6)-methyltransferase TrmO: MSEIECIPIGVVRSPYRERGDAPRQGRLAAETVAEIHVYDAYVPGLEDVERSSHLIVLYWLDRAERGLLFAKPPGETRSRGVFSTRSPARPNPIGFGIVDLVRRDGGVLVVRGLDALDGTPVLDIKPYSPEIDCIPEATGGWHIKK; this comes from the coding sequence ATGAGTGAGATCGAGTGCATCCCTATCGGCGTCGTCCGGTCGCCCTACCGGGAGCGGGGCGATGCACCTCGGCAAGGGCGGCTCGCGGCCGAGACCGTCGCGGAGATCCATGTCTACGACGCCTACGTCCCGGGGCTTGAAGACGTGGAGCGGAGCAGCCACCTCATCGTGCTCTACTGGCTCGACCGGGCGGAGCGAGGGCTGCTCTTCGCAAAACCTCCGGGGGAGACCCGGTCTCGGGGGGTCTTCTCCACCCGCTCGCCGGCCCGGCCGAACCCGATCGGGTTTGGGATCGTCGACCTGGTCAGGCGCGACGGCGGCGTCCTGGTGGTCAGGGGGCTCGACGCACTCGACGGGACGCCGGTGCTCGACATCAAGCCCTACTCCCCGGAGATCGACTGCATTCCCGAAGCGACGGGCGGGTGGCATATCAAGAAATAA
- a CDS encoding Mrp/NBP35 family ATP-binding protein, translated as MAQTNEPNTCTGNCAGCPSTTKCEDPRNVGAPKGLPPKADISVKHVVLVLSGKGGVGKSTVSANLAYSLANRGYNTGLIDLDIHGPDIPKMLGVEDARLQSYDGKVIEPVRVTGNLAIVSMAFLLPERNTPVIWRGPMKMTVIKQFLEDVNWGDLDYLVVDLPPGTGDEALTIAQLAPNIAGAVIVTTPQEVAILDSSKAAEFIKKLELPVLGIVENMSGFVCPHCKEEIDIFGKGGGEKEAKELGVPFLGAIPLDPEMRKAADEGRPFIIRHAGDNPTWKSFDAIMESLVKQIEE; from the coding sequence ATGGCTCAAACAAACGAACCGAATACATGCACCGGGAACTGCGCCGGCTGCCCGTCTACGACCAAATGCGAGGACCCAAGAAACGTGGGCGCCCCAAAGGGCCTCCCCCCGAAGGCAGATATCAGCGTGAAGCACGTCGTCCTTGTCCTCTCCGGAAAAGGAGGGGTCGGGAAGAGCACGGTATCGGCAAACCTCGCCTACTCCCTCGCCAACCGCGGCTATAACACGGGTCTTATCGACCTCGACATCCACGGCCCCGACATCCCGAAGATGCTCGGCGTCGAGGACGCCCGCCTCCAGTCGTACGACGGGAAGGTCATCGAGCCGGTCAGGGTCACCGGCAACCTTGCGATCGTCTCCATGGCGTTCCTGCTCCCCGAGCGCAACACTCCCGTGATCTGGCGCGGGCCGATGAAGATGACCGTCATCAAGCAGTTTTTAGAAGACGTCAACTGGGGCGACCTCGATTACCTGGTCGTCGACCTCCCGCCGGGCACCGGCGACGAAGCCCTCACCATCGCCCAACTCGCCCCGAACATCGCCGGAGCGGTCATCGTCACCACCCCGCAGGAAGTAGCGATCCTCGACTCGAGCAAGGCGGCCGAGTTCATCAAGAAACTCGAGCTCCCGGTCCTCGGAATCGTGGAGAACATGAGCGGGTTTGTCTGCCCCCACTGCAAGGAGGAGATCGACATCTTCGGCAAAGGCGGTGGAGAGAAAGAGGCAAAAGAACTCGGTGTGCCCTTCCTCGGGGCCATCCCGCTCGACCCCGAGATGCGGAAGGCGGCGGACGAAGGCAGGCCCTTCATCATCCGTCATGCCGGGGACAACCCGACCTGGAAGAGTTTCGATGCCATCATGGAATCCCTTGTGAAGCAGATCGAGGAGTAA
- the glnA gene encoding type I glutamate--ammonia ligase — translation MSRDATSAMLERIEQDNVRFLRLQFTDLLGMPKNVAIPVKQAEKALTGGIGFDGSSIEGFVRIEESDMVLRPDLSTYTLLPWRPQEYTVARFMCDVYKANGKPFEGDPRYVLRRAMEDAARDGYIFNTGPELEFFLFRMIDGKPTTQFQDVGGYFDLAPTDLAEDVRREIIIALTEMGFEIEASHHEVAESQHEIDFKYSDALHTADNVITFKFAVKTMALMRGLHASFMAKPIYGICGSGMHTNCSLEKDGKNAFYDPDAPLQLSETCMHFIGGLLRHAKAVTRVANPTINSYKRLVPGYEAPCYISWSAGNRSALVRVPTPRGNSTRVEFRSPDPTCNPYLTFAAMLTAGMEGVREGIEPPAGVDKNIYHMTPEERDRSGIETLPGDLYAAHQALLADDLVCRALGPHVVEALTSVTEAEWESYRTTVHPWELDRYLATY, via the coding sequence ATGTCCCGCGATGCCACTTCTGCGATGCTTGAACGCATCGAACAGGATAACGTCCGATTCCTCCGTCTCCAGTTCACCGACCTCCTCGGCATGCCCAAGAACGTCGCCATCCCGGTGAAGCAGGCGGAGAAAGCACTGACCGGCGGTATCGGGTTTGACGGGTCGTCGATCGAGGGGTTCGTCCGGATCGAGGAGTCGGATATGGTGCTTCGACCCGACCTCTCCACCTACACCCTCCTGCCCTGGCGGCCGCAGGAGTACACGGTGGCGCGCTTTATGTGCGACGTCTACAAGGCGAACGGCAAACCCTTCGAGGGCGACCCACGCTACGTGTTGCGGCGGGCGATGGAGGATGCGGCGCGGGACGGGTACATCTTCAACACCGGCCCGGAACTGGAGTTCTTCCTCTTCCGGATGATCGACGGCAAGCCGACCACGCAGTTCCAGGACGTCGGCGGCTACTTCGACCTCGCGCCGACCGACCTGGCCGAGGATGTCAGGCGCGAGATCATCATCGCCCTCACCGAGATGGGGTTCGAGATCGAGGCGTCGCACCACGAGGTGGCCGAGAGCCAGCACGAGATCGATTTCAAGTACAGCGACGCCCTCCATACGGCGGACAACGTCATCACCTTCAAGTTCGCGGTCAAGACGATGGCGCTGATGCGCGGCCTGCACGCATCCTTCATGGCAAAGCCGATCTACGGCATATGCGGGAGCGGGATGCACACCAACTGTTCGCTCGAAAAAGACGGCAAGAACGCGTTCTACGACCCGGACGCGCCCCTGCAGCTCTCCGAGACCTGCATGCATTTCATCGGCGGCCTCCTCCGGCACGCAAAGGCCGTCACCCGGGTCGCAAATCCGACGATCAACTCCTACAAACGGCTCGTCCCCGGCTATGAGGCCCCCTGCTACATCAGTTGGAGCGCCGGCAACCGCTCGGCTCTCGTCAGGGTGCCGACGCCGCGCGGCAACAGCACCCGGGTCGAGTTCCGCAGCCCCGACCCGACCTGCAACCCCTACCTCACCTTCGCCGCGATGCTCACCGCCGGGATGGAGGGAGTCCGGGAGGGGATCGAACCCCCGGCGGGCGTCGATAAGAACATCTACCATATGACGCCGGAAGAGCGGGACCGCTCCGGGATCGAGACGCTTCCCGGGGACCTCTACGCCGCCCACCAGGCCCTGCTCGCCGACGACCTCGTCTGCCGGGCGCTCGGCCCCCATGTCGTTGAGGCGCTCACGAGCGTTACGGAAGCCGAGTGGGAGTCCTACCGGACGACGGTCCACCCCTGGGAACTCGACCGGTATCTCGCGACATATTAA
- a CDS encoding class II glutamine amidotransferase domain-containing protein yields the protein MCGIFGVMDKRRQMMDGSGIRQALSMMNERGSGEGAGYVAYGIYPDYRDCYALHVFFDNARESKAAVDTTLEQWGTIEHDEAIPTYDQPNLRATCTPWRYFFKPDPSLAPGSASPEKEIITNLVMQINAGANGAEIVSSGKNVGVFKAGSSRGAEGAGGAGSRPEAVADYYRIEDYEGYIWLAHNRYATTSPEKWERPDPFNLHDWSVVENGKTTTYGANRRYIESFGYNCSTSTDSEVIAYLIDLLVRRHGLDINLAVRALAPPYWEEIDRMPEAEQKLCRALRFAYGSATMNGPFTVVAANPNMMVGFTDRGKLRPMVVGECGDRLYIASEESAIRAMEPGVESIMRPAAGETVIGRVAQ from the coding sequence ATGTGCGGCATATTTGGTGTAATGGATAAGAGGCGCCAGATGATGGATGGTTCCGGCATCCGGCAGGCCCTCTCCATGATGAACGAGCGCGGCAGCGGCGAGGGGGCGGGGTACGTCGCCTACGGCATATACCCCGACTACCGGGACTGCTACGCGCTTCACGTCTTCTTCGACAACGCCCGTGAGAGTAAAGCGGCTGTCGACACAACCCTGGAGCAGTGGGGGACGATCGAGCACGACGAGGCGATCCCCACCTACGACCAGCCGAACCTCCGGGCAACCTGCACCCCCTGGCGCTACTTCTTCAAGCCCGACCCCTCCCTCGCGCCAGGGAGCGCATCGCCGGAGAAAGAGATCATCACGAACCTTGTGATGCAGATCAATGCGGGCGCAAACGGCGCCGAGATCGTCTCGTCCGGGAAGAACGTCGGGGTCTTCAAGGCCGGAAGCTCCAGAGGAGCTGAAGGAGCCGGAGGAGCCGGCAGCCGGCCTGAGGCCGTGGCCGACTACTACCGGATCGAGGACTACGAGGGCTACATCTGGCTCGCGCACAACCGCTACGCGACGACGAGCCCCGAGAAGTGGGAGCGGCCCGACCCGTTCAACCTGCACGACTGGAGCGTCGTGGAGAACGGAAAGACCACCACCTACGGCGCCAACCGGCGCTACATCGAGAGTTTCGGGTACAACTGCTCGACCTCCACCGACAGCGAGGTCATCGCGTACCTAATCGACCTCTTGGTGCGGCGGCACGGCCTCGACATCAACCTCGCCGTCCGGGCGCTCGCCCCGCCGTACTGGGAGGAGATCGACCGGATGCCCGAAGCCGAGCAGAAATTATGCCGCGCCCTTCGGTTCGCCTACGGCTCCGCGACGATGAACGGGCCGTTCACCGTCGTTGCCGCGAACCCCAATATGATGGTCGGGTTCACCGACCGGGGCAAACTCCGGCCGATGGTCGTCGGCGAGTGCGGCGACCGCCTCTACATAGCAAGCGAAGAGTCGGCAATCCGCGCCATGGAACCCGGAGTCGAGTCGATCATG